A single window of Neisseria sp. KEM232 DNA harbors:
- a CDS encoding YbdD/YjiX family protein yields the protein MKRKLAAFWKTAKLTANLMAGVPDYENYVAQQRRHNPNAPVMSEQQFQDYCRKRRCGANGGRCC from the coding sequence ATAAAACGCAAACTCGCCGCGTTTTGGAAAACCGCCAAGCTCACGGCCAACCTGATGGCGGGCGTGCCGGATTATGAAAACTACGTGGCACAACAGCGCAGACACAATCCCAACGCCCCCGTGATGAGCGAACAGCAGTTCCAAGACTACTGCCGCAAACGCCGCTGCGGCGCAAACGGCGGACGGTGCTGCTAG